Proteins from one Dromiciops gliroides isolate mDroGli1 chromosome 6, mDroGli1.pri, whole genome shotgun sequence genomic window:
- the LOC122731848 gene encoding putative olfactory receptor 5AK3, producing the protein MTQGNSTTVTEFILLGFAIRQDLQYALFLVFLFVYVTSVVGNVGMILIIKIDSHLHTPMYFFLQHLAFVDLCYTSAITPKMLQNFLVSHKSISFSGCLIQLLVYATFATIDCYLLAAMAIDRYVAICNPLHYPVVMSQRACIQLVAGSYVMGSLNASIHTGFTFSLFFCHSNIINHFFCDVPPLLALSCSRIDINIMLLIVCVGFNLISTVMVVFFSYVYILAAILKMHSASGRHKAFSTCASHLMAVTIFYGTLSYMYLQPSSSESQENDKIASVFYGIIIPMLNPLIYSLRNKEVKEALKMMGKICLTCKP; encoded by the coding sequence ATGACCCAGGGAAACAGCACCACAGTAACTGAATTCATCCTGCTGGGATTTGCAATACGACAGGACCTGCAGTATGCCCTGTTCCTTGTGTTTCTGTTTGTCTATGTCACATCTGTAGTGGGCAATGTTGGTATGATTCTGATCATCAAGATTGACTCCCACCTTCACACTCCCATGTACTTTTTTCTCCAACATTTGGCTTTTGTTGACCTCTGTTACACCTCTGCCATCACTCCAAAGATGTTGCAAAACTTCCTGGTGTCCCACAAGTCTATCTCATTCTCAGGATGTCTGATCCAATTGTTGGTTTATGCTACATTTGCTACCATTGATTGTTACCTTCTTGCAGCCATGGCCATAGACCGTTATGTGGCCATTTGTAACCCCCTCCACTACCCAGTGGTCATGTCTCAGAGGGCATGTATCCAGCTCGTTGCTGGGTCTTATGTTATGGGGTCCCTAAATGCCTCCATCCACACAGGTTTTaccttttctctgttcttctgTCATTCCAACATCATTAATCACTTTTTCTGTGATGTGCCCCCACTCCTGGCCCTTTCCTGTTCCAGAATTGATATCAACATCATGTTGTTAATTGTCTGTGTGGGCTTCAACCTGATAAGCACTGTGATGGTGGTGTTCTTCTCCTATGTTTACATCTTGGCCGCCATCTTGAAGATGCATTCTGCTTCAGGGAGACACAAAGCCTTCTCCACTTGTGCCTCCCACCTGATGGCTGTCACCATTTTCTATGggactctttcttacatgtatttACAGCCTTCTTCCAGTGAATCCCAGGAGAATGATAAAATCGCCTCTGTGTTTTATGGCATCATCATCCCCATGCTGAACCCCCTGATCTATAGCCTGAGAAATAAGGAGGTCAAAGAGGCCCTGAAAATGATGGGCAAGATTTGCTTAACATGCAAGCCCTGA